The genomic region TTACTTACTCTTTATCCAACAATGATCACAAGTAGTATGAGATGCTTGTCATCATCATAGTTGGTGTAAAAGACCAAGGAAAATGGTGGAACCAAAGGTGTAGCATGCAAAGCATCATCACATCATTTCTATTTGGGATAAACAAAAGGGTAGGTGATTAGTCATCGATTATGGATGTGTGAGTCACTCATGAATGTGTTAGTCAATCACTATGTATAGGTGATGTGTGTTGTAGCTATTCATTGTGTATATATTGTATGCTAGAGCTAAACGTCGTGTATAAATGATGTGTGCCAAAGTTTGTCATCGTATGTACACATGATACGTATGAGCTACTCACCTTATTGTATAGGTGATGTATGCTTGAATTACTATGGGGGATGGGGGGTTATGGAATGTTATGACCCCTATGTATTTGTGTATGTTTTACACTATTTGAGTGCTCCCATGAGGCAATATATAAGCAAGAACATTAAGACAAAACCCTTGAGGTTTAAATCTAGATCTAAGGATGACCTTGGCATCAAGATCTTACCACCTTTGAGTTTAAGCATAAGTGGTGTGATATAGTTGTTCCCACCATGATGATTGAAATCATTATGGAGTAAACACTTCTAAGTTAAAACAAAGATGCTTAGTCGATTAAATTTGATCTACATGCACTTCAACTTATGTCTCAtcacataaagcacaaaattaaaTCAAGGGATAAATTCTAAATGTGTCCAACTTAATGGCTTTTGTTAAAAACCTTGCCATAGCCTCTTTATCTTTATAAAGACTACACATATGAAGAAGCTGGTAAGAGTGATACTACAATTAATTGTGATTCAAACCAACCAAATGTTTGActttgatgatgctgatgatgagcaaaataaaaattattgaatGTATTTACAATTCTCATTTCATATTGGCATTTGACAAATCAATCTATGATGAATTGAAAactattttctttttttcaaattatgagtttaaaaaaaaaacaatcataTGAATTTTTTTGCGATATTCAATCAACTAAACAGTGATCTTCTAACAATAAATTATTTTAACCTAGAGTGGAAATACAAGTGATGCAACCAAAGGCCTCTACATATAGCTGGCAGATCAAATAAATGCCTCTCAATTATTGGAATTTCATGTCATTATCACCTTGCAGACATCACAAATTCTGTATCAGATCCTCTTCAACTTGCAAATGGACAAGCTCCCAAACCTTCATCAACAAATTCCATAATATTACCTTCAACATACTACGCTCACACTTTCACAAAGAAATCTTGGTCAGAAACAGAAAAACCTGAAGGCTTTCATGTCCAACAGGTTTGCTCCAATGTGACTAGGATGCAGAAGGGGTATAGGTACAGGAATATGTTTGGCCCATATAAAGCAAAATCCAAATTCAAAGGAAAAAGAATCTACTGTTAAAAAATTGAATGCAtgataaaatttaattttgactTTTAGAGGCTCCTGCAATGTTGTGGATGCAGCTTATGCCCTTTGTACTATTTGGCAGATAAAACATTAGTTTAAGGACTTGGCTTCGTTATAAAGAATAACCCTGATTACATCGTGAAGAGATATATGTCCAATTACGGGAAGTATCTAAAAGGAGAGCTAATTTTTTGAAACAAATATCAATTTGGCAACAGGTTTTATAAGAAGCACCATATCATAGATGATCTTGCCAGAGTGCAAGCTGAGTTCATGGACATAGCTCAGGATTAAAGAACTGTAAGACAATAGAACAGAAGTCAGTTTGGCAACTTGTTGCATTAGATGCACCTCATCACAGATGATCTTGCTAGAATAAAGCCGAATTCATGAAGAAAGCCAAACCTCGAACTCAGGAGCTAAGAGAAAGCTATTAAGGGAATCAAATAAAATTCTAAGCAAAGAACAATATTGACGATTGAAATCTCAAATATTTTGGATCAACAAAGACTATAAATCCTAAATTATTTCATACATCTAGAAAACGTTTGACCAAACACAAATTTCACAGCCCCCAACAAAAATCCTccgtgtgcgcccttggtctccttttgTTGTGCAGCGCAAAcctcaggtttgtgacatgacttaaccgcctcctatggattctataagtctagtggttgtatcgggcattaacaggtcaatcttttggtgcaacgacaaccacacttgtaacaagtggtatcggaGTCAAGGTTGACTCAGTTACGATCAGACTGTGTGATAGCAACACTCCTACTTCACCTTTGAAGGAGGcaatatttgatttgatttaaaaCGATCTCCACAAGTGAAGGTGCATTTCCAGACTTACAAATCAGACCTAGGTAGATTATAAGACATTAAGGGTAGAGGCAATTTCAATCAGAACTGAgcaattttgaggagaaaatttcAGATTAGGGCTGATTGCAACCGAATTTCATCAGCAGACACCAGCTAGCGAACTTCATCAGATTCTGGAGCAATTTTCTTATACCTGGAAGTGAGTTTGGATATCAAACATGGGTGTGAATTTATAAGGTTTGATATGAACAGATCTGGGAAACATTTGTATCTGTTTTGAGAttgatttggagtgaaaaaatCAGCAGCCCTAATGTGAGTTAAGCAGACCTGATTCAGATTTCCAGATTCAGACCTGCATCATCAAAGTCCGCCCTAATAAGCAGATTATAGGTTTGATGCAAGCAAGGAACAGGAAACGTGGAGCACATAATGAAGAACTTTTCCACCACATGAAAGGGGCGACACTTAAAAGATTCATTCTCCAACATGGCGAATCGAGAGGAAGATAACCAACAAAGAACACAAGAATAAGGTGTTACAATATAGGGAGGATGAAGAATAAGGGTGTTGCCTGATGAGTTTGTGGAGAAAACGAAGGAGCGAGTGGATGGGACTCGACAATTGAAAGCATAAGCTCGGGGGTGCCCATGATATGCTGGCCATTCTTTGTAGAGCAGCCGACAAACAGAAGATTTGTAGATGATGTTTGGAAGGTCCGTTATGAGATGAAAGAAAGTGTTGTAGATGCATCCATCTCTATTCCTCGTGAAATTGTGTTTGATCTGGAATATATGAGGTTGGTTGCAACACTGAAGTGGCAAAGATGAGTCATAGCTACAGATCTAGCACAATGGTGTACCAACAATAAAAGATAAGTAttcctttgttgtttgtacctttaattaatgatcatgaattttatgtAGAGTATAAATTCATGCAATAACATTGGTAATAATGAACCACGTATGCTTCATTAGATGAACTATTAGTAATCCCTCTAAATGCTTCCAAGACGGATCGAGGAGCATAAGGATGATGAGAGATTGCATAGCTTGACTCATCCAATGAGGAAGTCACACAGACTGAAAAATGGAGACACAGCTTGCTGCCATAGGACTAAGTTGGCAATGCACATCTAGAGACACCTCTCAATGAAGAAGAACCTATTCAAAGGGATAGAGACAGAGAACCAGATTCTGTTTCAGAGCCGAAAAGAAGAAGGATTTATCTCTCATTAAATGTGACAAGTATGGCCACATTGCTCAAGATTGCAAATTCAGGTCTACTCATCTAGTTTCTTCTGCAGAAATTGACATAGGGACACCTCAGGAGGAGCCAAGGTCTAATGTCAATTCAGAAGGGTTCTTATTCTAAAAGGAGGAAATAACGTTTCAGCTTCAGAGGGACCCTGACATTTTAGGTTCAAAGGGAGCCTCAGCGTCTTGAAGagtttgttaatgcattcttctctgcgagagatttttttgaggtgcaagcccttgttaatgcattcttctctgcgagagaagtttgaggtgcaagcccttgttagtgcattcttctctgcgagagaagtttgaggtgaaagcccttgttccaccctctgcgagtaggtatggtagatgtcatgtgagagactccgtGACTTGACACCTGTGTTTATTTACCCTTTGAAGTAGCTATGGTGAACAtcatgatgagatgacgacatcaTGTTGAGGATTTTGTGATAGGCACttgtgtttatttgttttccatccatgggagtagccatgatggacccaccctctgggagtagccatggtggttgtcactatgtgactcagattttgagaaggtctcctccctagctaagagggactgttgatgtttgtagctaggtcggatcccttctatgGCCGACCTAGCACTTGTAggtgactaattggcctatcggccttagtgaCATTTTATAtgcaattaaataatatatataatgtaacgtgtggatagggcTAACCCTTTATTGGGCGccaagcttgaagaactattttatTGTTGTAAGCCGACCTATTGTGAATAGGTATCTTCCTCCTATATAAAGGAGATGTGTTTGTCATTCATAATAGACATTCAACAAGTTCATTTCATCCTTCATTCACTCAGCGAACTCCTTCAGCAGAGCATCAGCGACTACATCCTTATCTGCAGCAAATCACTTCCTTGGACAGCGAATCTCTTCCTTAGGCAGCGAAGTCTTCATCTCAGCACTGTGAATTCATTCACAGCATACAGAAGATTAACTCCAGCATGTACAAATCAGGTTGAGGTGTGATTGATGCCCTAGCACAGTTCTGATTCATATACAGCAGCATATAATCTGTTCATACTGCTTCAAGAGTTGAAGCgaacttgtataagacatgttgatcttGTCTAATATATTCTGAGAtttcattgctgggtttttcacctccaagagggaggttttcccagggtattcctTGTGTTCCTTGTGTTGGTTACTGTTATTGCTATCTATATTTAACAGTCTGATCTAAAATTAACAACCACCAATCGTAAGTCATCAATGAACTTTGGAAGATATCACTTGACAAAACTATCAGTGTATTGGTAATTTCCCATTGCAATTTCAATTATTCGGCAACCAAATACTGAAACAATATGTTGCAACTGAAAGACAAAACTATTTGTATCAAAATATTATGAATGTCAAAATGGTGACTCAATAATAGCTGATGTTGAAGATGCTGTCCCTATATCCGCTGCCAAATCTTCCCATTCATAATTGCAACTTTGGCCTTTTTATTGCAGTTTTCAAAATGTTCAAACAAGAGAAACCTTTTTTAGTTTCAAGGACTTTAAAAAGTACAAGAATCTATTTGAGAATTGTTTATTTACACTCAAACAACATTTATTCTCTAAGAAAACAGAGACTGATTGTTGTAAAACAGCTCTGACTCACTCCTTAAAATTATATCATCTCCTATTAAGTTCTAAATGGAAGCTATTTAAATATTTCACGTTGAAGAACCGTACTCTTTCTTAAGCAAGTTTTTGTATCAACCTCTGAATTGAACTGAGACTGAAAATATTTCATTTCCCATTGTACACCAATGGTTGTGCAAAAGAATAGATGCTATCGAAGTAGGCATCAAAATGTGAGCATGTTTAAACACGTGAACTGCTAATTTCAATAATATTCGGATGTTTCATTCAATCTTAACTGTGAAAAACCTAGGAGATTCGCTTCATACGTTCCTTGCTACTTTCCCTTGGAAGCCACTCAGAGGGTAAAAAGTTTGTAACAGACAAAATGATGGCAATGCCTAAAACTACAACAAAGCCCACCCACCATGCTTGATTTGGTATTCCAAAGAGTAATTCGTCACAGACTGCATCCAAAATTAGGAACACTTGATTAAGGCTCAGAAAAAACCAGAAACAACAATGAACTTGAACACTAAATCACTTCGCTTAAGCATATTTTTGTAAGTATGATAATCAATAGAATTATCTCAAAGATAAGTTTGCATTAATTGATGCAACCAATTCATTAGAGAGATGTATCATAGTCTATTTCACTTACCAATGTTAAATATCACAAATTGTTGCTCTCTGAAATGAGATTTTGCAACAACACCTGCAGGTTCCACTGAAACAAGTGCAAAAATTCTATCATATCCAGAAACTTcctgcaataacataaaataacaaAGCATATTAATATAAACTATTAAAATAGCTAAAAGTAAAAAAGTGTCAATCTTTCAATAAGTCTTCTTGTATTTACCGGAACAATATTGTCTGCCTTGAATATTAGCTTCTCTGTGTTCAGCAGTCTTCTTCCAAGATTGAAAACCTTAGTGGAATTGTCTTGTACAATTGCAATAGAAAATCTGGCTGGTATCTGTCATATTACTATGTTCACTAGCAAGTTTCAGCGTCCTTTCATGAAAAAATTGCTATATCCAAATTGTATTTAAAAAACAATACACTTCATCCTTCCTGGTAAAAACTCTTTGGTTGCCAATAAGATGGAAGGGTTTAGGGTCAGTACATACAGAGGCTGGGTAAGAAATCTTCACTTCATACCACCTGGGTGCTTTAAGGCCATGTAATTCATATAAGGACTGGCCCTTACTAAGTGGGAGAACCTCCCGGGTCAGCTCTTCCCCAACATTTAACATCTTTGCACTTGATCTGCACATCCCGGAGGAGAAACTAGTAAACCTTCAGTTTCTTCTAACAAACCCTTAATCATATATGCAATTAAGGGAACATGAATATATGAATGGACTTTCTGTTAATCTTCCTTATAGGAACTAAAGTGAAAATGACTTTCAAGCACCCATTCTTTGTGCAAAAGATAATAAGCATCACTGCATGTGACTAGCACATATACAGAGAAATGCACCATATAACGATTTGCAATGTGTTTCCTGACGCACTCGCAACTCCTAGAAATAACCAACATAACCTTTAAAACGCATTTGGCCAAATAATCCTTTCGCTTTCCTTATGTAATATAATGGAAAGCTTCTGGAGGAATTAGCAACATCAATATGCCTGAAATTTTCAGAAAGAATGGACTAGTAGAAAACTTAGAACTGTTCGGTTTAATTTTCTGGCAGTtgaattcttcaaaacaatcagTAACTGATCTTCAACCTGACAAACTTTCTGAAATTCGACCATATTAGTATATACAAGCGATTATCGACATCTTCAACATTTGACACTCTCGCTAAGTGCGATGACTCAAAGACAGATGTTATCAGTAATAACTAATAGACTATACCTTTGAATAACAAAATGAGGTCAGAGCAAATAAGGCCTCGCAGATAGAATTTGAAAAGGATTCTCTGTCATTGAGAAATAACACTTGAACTATCATATGACCAATTGTGCTGTCGACTGTAGAGGGGTAATGGGTATCAGATCCTGGAGGAGAAAGGCATAGCAGGGGATTTACTCTGCCGGGGCTACATCAAGGAGAGTCTACTTAGGGTCTGTCACAGAGAAAAATTCTGGAGACATTCAATAGTTTATCTGACATCGAGATGACAATGGAGCTGATGAAACTTGAAATTATGTGCGCAGTCCCCAGCGTAGTATGTTCCCATCGTTTTATATGATAAATTTTCAAGTTCGAATTTGATAGAATAATCATCGGTTAAGAACGCCAAACCAAAGCAAAGACCTTTGTCATTGTTAAAACTGCAACAATCTACCGATAACAAAAACGTAACCACAAGAATTAAAATAACTGAGAGATTAGGTGAAATGGAACGATACCAATGCTTTCAAAGCGTAACCCCAAGTTGAAACCATATGAAACATGACAAAGTATTGACATTGGGTAAACTAATTGACCAAATGAGACAACTACCTGaaccaaaaataaagaaaaatctggTCTTCAAAAACCTGCACCTTATGGAATACCGTATGATGATTTTCTAAATCCGATGTCGCATGTGATTAGGCAATGAGTTCGTGTTTTCCGTAGATTCTTTTcagaaataatttattttgggaATAATGCCATTAACCACAACATCACACTATCATGTAAATCTTTTGGAATTACGGAAGCTTACCTATCAAAATTTTGGGGAAGCGATGCAGCATGAGCAGCGCATCCATGAAGGCACACCAGCAAACCCCAGAAAGCGAATAAAGCAGAAGACATTACAGGGTTCTATAAATACCAATTATTCAACATTCACGGACAATACAAAAACACAGAGATCACCCAATATCTATATAAAGTAAAGGATCGCGGTTATCACCATAAAGATTGCAGGTCAGTTGTTCATCCTGCTAAAAACAGGACATACCCATATAATGTGTAACCCTAGATAAATAAGTTCGAGTATGGAAGTGTACTTGAATAGTAGCTGAAATTTTTTAAAAAGGGTTCAGGGTAAAGGatctagtagttgagcatgtatcaaTTGTTCTCACGGTTGTTGATATCTTTTGTTcttaaaattgaacaaataaaatctattgtttgaaacaaaaaatattagtttttgttaggaa from Cryptomeria japonica chromosome 3, Sugi_1.0, whole genome shotgun sequence harbors:
- the LOC131034306 gene encoding uncharacterized protein LOC131034306, which encodes MSSALFAFWGLLVCLHGCAAHAASLPQNFDRSSAKMLNVGEELTREVLPLSKGQSLYELHGLKAPRWYEVKISYPASIPARFSIAIVQDNSTKVFNLGRRLLNTEKLIFKADNIVPEVSGYDRIFALVSVEPAGVVAKSHFREQQFVIFNIVCDELLFGIPNQAWWVGFVVVLGIAIILSVTNFLPSEWLPRESSKERMKRIS